In Corynebacterium frankenforstense DSM 45800, the DNA window TGGTTGGCCACGCGCGAGAGGTTGTTGACCAGCTCAGTGGCGTTGTCCGTCGCCGACTTCATGGCGGTGCGCCGCGAGGCCGACTCGGAGGCCGCCGACTCGAGGAACATCGAGAACAGCGAGCGCGAGACGTACTTGGGCAGCAGCGCCTCGAGCAGCGTGTCCGGGTCCGGCTCGAAGTCGTAGTCGGGCTCGGGCTGATCGCCGGCGTCCTCCAGGATGCCGTCGCCCAGCTCGAAGTCCTCGTTCTCGATGACCGGCTCGATGGGCAGCAGCTGGTGCGCACGCGCCACCTGCGAGAGCATCGACTTGAACTCGGTGTAGACCACGTGCACCTGGTCGAAGCCGCGCACGCCGTCCTGCTCGGGGTCGTTCAGGCCCTCGCGGGCCTTCGCGGTCCCGGCCGAACCGGCGAGGAAGCCGTCGATCATGTGCCGGCGCACGTCGTGGGTGATGTCCCAGTTCGGGTCCTGCGAGAACCCGCTCCAGGCGCCCGCCAGCTCCGTGCCGCGGAACTGGTAGTAACCGATTCCCTTGGATCCGGTCACGTAGAGGACGACCTCGTAGCCGGCCTCCTCGAGCATCTTGGTCAGCTCGGCCGTCTTCTTGAAGACGTTGTGGTTGTAGCCGCCGCACATGCCGCGATCAGACGAGATCACGAGCACCGCGGCGACCTTGCCGCCGTCGTCGCTGAGCATCGGGTGGTCGAGAGAGGACGCGCTGGCGAGACGCTCCACGACCTTCTGGATCTCCTCGGCGTAGGGCACGGAAGCGTTCATGCGGTTCTGTGCCTTGGTGATGCGCGAGGTCGCGATCAGCTCCTGG includes these proteins:
- a CDS encoding F0F1 ATP synthase subunit gamma, which encodes MANLRELRDRIRSVNSTKKITKAQELIATSRITKAQNRMNASVPYAEEIQKVVERLASASSLDHPMLSDDGGKVAAVLVISSDRGMCGGYNHNVFKKTAELTKMLEEAGYEVVLYVTGSKGIGYYQFRGTELAGAWSGFSQDPNWDITHDVRRHMIDGFLAGSAGTAKAREGLNDPEQDGVRGFDQVHVVYTEFKSMLSQVARAHQLLPIEPVIENEDFELGDGILEDAGDQPEPDYDFEPDPDTLLEALLPKYVSRSLFSMFLESAASESASRRTAMKSATDNATELVNNLSRVANQARQAQITQEITEIVGGAGALAESGERD